In Mycobacteriales bacterium, the sequence CATCGGGATGATCCCGAGCTCGAACACCAGCCGGGCCTCGGTCACCTCGACCGCGGTCACCGGGGCCAGGTTGATGAGGTCGGCCAGACCCGCGCCGAGCCGTTCCGAGGACGGCGTCGTGACGAACGCGCCGCCGCGGGCGCCGACCCGGATCTCGACCAGGCCACCGGCCTCGAGGATCCGCAGCGCCTCCCGGACGGTGACCCGGCTGACGCCGAGCCGCTCACAGAGCTCCCGCTCCGAGGGCAGCCTGTCCCCGGGCTTGAGCCGGTTCGACCTGATCAGCGACTTGATCTGGTCGACGATCGCCTCGGACATGCGGTTGGGCGAGACGGCGGTGAACATGCCGTCGCGCGCATCCCCGGTCGACTCCCGTACGGGCACCGGGCCACCACCTCACGTTGCGACCCGCTCAGGCCGGGCGGGTTCCCCTGTGTTGGCGGCAAGGATAGACGGTAAGTCCACACCTGACCCACTCCCGGTCACCGGCGGCCCCGCGCCCCGCAGCGCAATCCCGGGGTAACACTGCGGACATTGACCTATTGGTCAGTCCTTCATACAGTCAGCCGCACCGGCACCGAGGGACGCGGGAGACGACGATGACGATGCGCACCGGTGCGGAGTTCGGCTGGCGCGCGCTCGTCGGCTGGATCCACTCGTACGGAATGTTGCACTCGACGCCGCTGGACCTCTACCGGCTCGTGCCGGACGGCTACGGCTTCCTGTTCACCACGCTGGGCAAGAAGGACCAGTCCGCGGCCGAGACCGACGCCGCGCTCGGCCGCCTCATCGAGAGCGCCGAGCTGCTGGCGAAGAACGGGGCCGAGTACTTCGCGATCAACAGCTCGCCGATGGTCACCCACGGCGGCCCCGGTTCCGACCTCGCGCTGATCGACCGGATCACCGAGGCCACCGGCCGGCCCGGCACGACCACGACGACCTCGGCCATGCGGGCGATGCGGGCGCTGGGAATCAGCAAGATCGCGCTGGCCAGCCCGTACCAGGCCCGCAACGAGAAGCTCATCGCGTTCCTGGAGGCGGCCGGCTTCACCGTCGTCGGTTCGTACGGGCTGACCGAGGAGCTGACCCGCATCCACCGGCTGCCGGGCGAGACCGCCTACCGGGTCGGGCGGGAGGCGTTCCGGGCCTCGCCCGGGGCCGAGGCGCTCTACATGGCCGGCGGCCGGCTGCGGGCGATGGACGTCATCGAGGAGCTGGAGGAGGACCTCAAGGTCCCGGTCATCGCGAGCACGCCCGCGGTGGTCTGGGAGATCCTCCACCACTTCGGCACCACCACGCCGCAGGACGGCTTCGGCCGGCTGCTGCGCGACTTCCCCGATCACGTCGGCTGAGCTGGAGGAGGCGACGTGCCGACAGTCCTGGAACGCCTGGCCGAGGTCGTCTCCGCGGTCAAGCCCGGCGACCTGCCCGACGAGGTCGTCCACGAGGCCCGGCGCCGGCTGCTGGACGGGCTGGCGAACATGCTCGGCGGATCGGGTGCGCCGACCGTCCGCTCCGTCTACGCCGCGGTCGGCAGTTCGAGTGGGGCGGCGACGCTCGCCGGCGACCAGCGGCGGGCGACCGCCGCCGACGCCGCGCTGGCCAACTGCACCGCGCTGCGTTACCTGGACTACATGGACGGGCATCCGGGCCCGTACCCGTGCCACCCCTCGCTGGTGATCCCGCCCGCGCTGGCGGTGGCCGAGGCCCGGCACCGGTCCGGCGCCGACCTGGCCCGGGCGATCGTGCTGGGCTACGAGGTCGACATCCGGCTGCAGATCGCCAGCGGCGACCCGGACATCACCGCGCACGGCTGGAGCGGCAGCAGCAACCTCGGGATGGCCGTGCCCGCAGCCCTGTCCGGGCTGCTCGACCTCGACAGCGAGCAACTGGCGCACGCGCTGGCGATCTCCACCGTGCACAGCCCGACCCTGGACGCCAGCGGGCGCGGGCAGATGGCACCGAGCAAGTCCTGTGTGGACGGCATGGTGGCCCAGTCCGCGGTGACCGCGACGCTGCTGGCCGAGGCCGGCATGCGCGGGAAGCTCAGCGCGTACGAGGGCGACGACGGCTTCCTGGCCGGCGTGGCCCGCACGTACGACGAGGACGTGCTGCTGGCCCCGGTCGAGCGGTTCCGGGTGCTGGACGCCTACACCAAGCAGTACAACGCGGTGAAGTGCGCGCAGTCCGCGGCCGGCTCGGCGTTGCGGCTGCGGCCGCGGATCGGTGGCCCGGAGGAGATCGAGGCGATCACGCTGAGCCTGGCCGAGCGGGACTGGCGCAACCAGTCCGGCGACGTCGAGGCCCGCCGGCGTCCCGGCAATCGCGACACCGCCAACCACAGCGTGCTCTACTGCCTGGCCGCGGCGCTCGTCGACGGCCGGCTGCAGGCGGACCAGTTCGGCCCGGACCGGCTGGCCGACCCGCGGATCCTCGCGGTCGTCGACCGGACCCGGATCGCGCCGGAACCGGAGCTGTCCGCGTACTGGCCCGGGGCCAACCCGGCCCGGGTCCACATCAGACTGCGCTCCGGCCAGGAGCTCGAGGACACCACGATCTACTTCCCCGGTCACCCCAGGAATCCCGTCAGCGACGCGGACCTGGAGGACAAGTTCCGTTCGCTGGCCGAGCCGGTACTCGGCGCGAGCGGGGCGACCGCGGTGGTCGAGGCGGTCCGGTCGCTGGACCGGCTGCCGGACGTGCGCGGCCTCGTCGGGCTGCTCACCCACACCCTGGAGGGCCGGTCGTGAGGCTGCTGCTCATCATGAACGGGTCCCGCGCCCGGTACGCCGGCGGCGCCGACCAGGCCCGCTACGAGACCTGGCTGCCGTACTGCGCGCCGAGCACCAAGCTCGAGATCGGCTACCTGCCCGACAAGCAGGAGGCGTACGAGTTCGGCACCGCGCAGGCCGCGACCAAGCACAGCGTGCTCTACCCCGACCGCGTCGCCGAGGCCGAGCGGGAGGGCTACGACGCGGTCATCATGCACTGCTGCTCCGACCCCGGGCTGGAGGACGCCCGGGCCCGGGTGTCCATCCCGGTGATCGGGCCGGGGGAGGCGACGCTGCGGGCCGGCGCGATCCTGGGCCGGCGGATCGGGATGACCGTGCCCGGCACCGACTCGATCGCACACCACGCCGAGCAGGTCCGCGGGCTCGGGCTGGCCGACCGGGTGGTCGGGCTGGAGCCGATCAACCGGGCGATCGGCAAGTACGAAGGCCAGGACCCGGCCGCGATGACCGACGCGCTCGTCGCCGCGGCGCAGCGGCTGGTCGAGCGGGGGGCGGACGTGATCTGCCCGTCCGGACTGGCGTTCATCCCGGTCCGGGTGTCCGCCGCCGAGGTGTCCGGACGGGTCGGCGTGCCGGTGCTGGACCCGGCGCTGCTCGCGGTCCGGTCGGCCGAGACGCTGGTCGCCGCCAGGCACTGAACCGGTACGGAGGCGCGTGCCGCGCCAACGCTGGCGCGAGCCATCAGTTTCCCTATGACGAGTCCGAAACATTTCTTGACGGCTCCGTGATAATGGTCATACATTTCGACCACCAGACCACGGGCGCCGTCACCCCGCCGAGGAGCCCCCATGAAGATCGATGCGATCAGGGTCCGCAGCAGGACGCTCAAGCGTGTCGACCCGCAGTGGCGGACCTCGTCCTACAAGGCCGACGAGGTCGGCGCCGTCTACGTCGCCATCGAGGCCGGCGGCATGACCGGGGTCGGCGCCACCGCGTCGCACCCCCGGCGGCTGACCGCCGACGACATCGTCGCGCAGCTGACCGGGATCGTGCTGCCGGCGCTGGCGGGCCGTTCCGTCCAGGACGCCCGCGGCGTCCTGGCCGCGCTGCCCGCCTCGATCCACTCCCGGACCTCGATCGCCGTCGATCTCGCGCTGCACGACCTGATCGGCAGGCTCGCCGGGCTGCCGGCCGAGGTGCTCTGGGGCGGGCCGGTCCGGGACCGGGTGAACCTGGTCCGGATGGTCGGCATCAAGGCCCCGCAGGAGATCGTGGCAGCGGTCCGGCCCCTGCACGAGGCCGGCGTCCGGGCATTCAAGCTCAAGGTCGGCGAGGGTGTCGAGCGCGACGTGGACCGGGTCCGCCGGGTCCGGGCCGCGTTCGGCGACGATGTCACGATCATGGTCGACGGCAACGGTGCCTACGACCGGGACAGCGGCGTCGAGTTCGGCCGGGCCCTCGGCGAGCTCGGGGTGCACTGCATCGAGCAACCGCTGCCGTACCAGGACGTCGAGGGGATGGCCCTGGTCCGCAAGGCGATCCCGGTGCCGCTGATGGCCGACCAGATGGTCGAGAGCGTCGCCGACGTCGTCGCGGTCGCGCAGGCCGGCGCGGCCGACATGATCTCGCTGAAGCTGACCAAGATGGGCAGCGTCGCGGAGTGCATCCGGGTCGCGCACGTGTGCGCGGCCGTCGGGATCGGCGTCCACCTCGGTGGCTGCGCCGCTCCCGGCATCGTCGACAGCGCGCTGACCCGGCTCGCACTGTCCACACCGGACATCGACGTCTACGCGGAGGTGGGCGAGTCCGCGGCCCTGGTCGACGACCAGGTCAGCGGGGTCGTCCACGCCGGACCGTACGCCCGCAGTGACGGCCATCCGGGGCTCGGCGGGATGCCGCCGGCCATCTGGGCCTGATCCGTACCGAATTCCACGCACGTCCCCGCACCGGGCTGTCGCCGCACAGCCAGGGCAGTACCCCAGCGTCGGAGGAACCCTATGGCTAGTCGGAAATCCACGGCTCGCGCCTCGTGCGTGCTGGCCGCGTCGGCCGTGGCCACGCTCGTGCTCGCGGGCTGCGGCTCGTCGAGCTCCGGCGGCGGCGGCACCAGTGCCGGCAGCGTCGACTACAGCAAGATGACCGTCCAGCAGCTCTACGACGGGGCCAAGAAGGAGGGCACCCTCGTCCTCTACGCCGCCGACACCGGCGGTGACATGTATCCGGGCTTCGAGAAGGCCTACCCCGGCATCAAGGTGAAGTACTTCCAGGAGCAGGGCGAGCAGTCGGCCTCGAAGATGCAGACCGAGGCCCGCTCCGGCGTCTACAACGTCGACGTGCTCGACACCGAGCAGAACACGATGTACACGATGTCGCAGACCGGCCTGCTGGCGAAATACGCGCCGCCGGAGGCGTCCAATGTGGACACGAAGTACAAGAACGACTTCTGGGTCGGCTACCGGGTGCAGCTCAAGCCGATCACGTACAACACGAAGCTGATCACCGGGGCGGACGTCCCGAAGTCGCTGTCCGACCTCGCCGACCCGAAGTACGCCGGCAAGGTCTGCGCCGAGCCCACGGAGGTCTCCGTCTTCGCCGACATGGTTCAGACGCAGGGCGAGGACGCGACCGTCCAGTACTGGAAGAACCTGACCACCAACAAGCTGCGCATGGTCAGCGGCCAGACCAACCTCGTCCAGGCGGTCGTCTCCGGCGAGTGCCCGATCGCGATCTCCTCCAACCTGCACACCGTGGCCAAGAGCATGGCCAAGGACGCGCCGATCAGCTGGGTCAAGACCGACCCGCTCTACGGCAACTACGGCGCCGGCGCGGTGGCGGCCAAGGCCCCGCACCCGTACGCGGCCCGGCTGTACGCGAACTACCTCATCTCCAAGACCGGCCAGGACACGGTCGTCAAGGCCTACCGGGTCCCGGTGAACAACACCGTGGAACCGCGGGAGAAGGAGTTGGCGAACCACAGCTACAACGCAGTCATCGCCGGCGACGAGGTCATGAAGAACTTCACCAAGTACAACAACCTCTACTACACCTCCACCGGCCGTCCGGTCGTCGGCGGTGGCTGACTGACGGCGCCGCCGGGTCGTCCCCGTTCCCTGCTCGCGGGACGCCCCGGCGGCGCCGTCCTTCTCGTGGCGCGCAGGCGCCGGCCCGGTCGCCGAGGCGGAGGAAACCAGCCGACATGGTTCTGACAGACCAGCAGCAGCGGACGGACCCCGTTCCCGACCCGGGCACGGAGCCCGAGCAGAAGAGCGGTTTCCGGGTCCGGCTCGGGCGCATCGACCTGTCCTTCGGGCTGCCGTTGCTGATCGCCCTGCTGATCGCGTACCTGACCCTGGTGCCGGTCGGCATGATGATCTGGGACAGTTTCCACAACCTGGCCGGCATCGCGACCGTCTCGCACTATAAGGCGATCCTGTCCAACAAGACGGCCTGGTCGCTGATCGGGCGGTCGGCCGAGTTCGCGATCGGCGCCGCGGTGTTCGGCACCGTGGTCGGCGCGATCCTGGCCTGGCTGGTCGAGCGGACCAACATGCCCGGCCGCCGCCTGTTCTACGCGGCCGCCCTGGCACCGCTGATCATCCCGGGCTCGCTGTCCACGTTCGCCTGGGTGCTGCTCGCCTCGCCGCGCATCGGCCTGCTCAACACCTGGTTCCAGGGCATCTTCCACGTCGGGCACGCGCCGTTCAACGTGTACAGCCTGTGGGGAATGATGTTCGTCGAGGGGCTGCACCTGAGCTCCCTGTCGTTCCTGCTGATGTCCGCGGCGCTGCGGTCGATGAACGCCTCGCTGGAGGAGGCCGCGGCCTCCTGCGGCGCCGGGGTCTTCACGCTGACCCG encodes:
- a CDS encoding MmgE/PrpD family protein — its product is MPTVLERLAEVVSAVKPGDLPDEVVHEARRRLLDGLANMLGGSGAPTVRSVYAAVGSSSGAATLAGDQRRATAADAALANCTALRYLDYMDGHPGPYPCHPSLVIPPALAVAEARHRSGADLARAIVLGYEVDIRLQIASGDPDITAHGWSGSSNLGMAVPAALSGLLDLDSEQLAHALAISTVHSPTLDASGRGQMAPSKSCVDGMVAQSAVTATLLAEAGMRGKLSAYEGDDGFLAGVARTYDEDVLLAPVERFRVLDAYTKQYNAVKCAQSAAGSALRLRPRIGGPEEIEAITLSLAERDWRNQSGDVEARRRPGNRDTANHSVLYCLAAALVDGRLQADQFGPDRLADPRILAVVDRTRIAPEPELSAYWPGANPARVHIRLRSGQELEDTTIYFPGHPRNPVSDADLEDKFRSLAEPVLGASGATAVVEAVRSLDRLPDVRGLVGLLTHTLEGRS
- a CDS encoding extracellular solute-binding protein — protein: MLAASAVATLVLAGCGSSSSGGGGTSAGSVDYSKMTVQQLYDGAKKEGTLVLYAADTGGDMYPGFEKAYPGIKVKYFQEQGEQSASKMQTEARSGVYNVDVLDTEQNTMYTMSQTGLLAKYAPPEASNVDTKYKNDFWVGYRVQLKPITYNTKLITGADVPKSLSDLADPKYAGKVCAEPTEVSVFADMVQTQGEDATVQYWKNLTTNKLRMVSGQTNLVQAVVSGECPIAISSNLHTVAKSMAKDAPISWVKTDPLYGNYGAGAVAAKAPHPYAARLYANYLISKTGQDTVVKAYRVPVNNTVEPREKELANHSYNAVIAGDEVMKNFTKYNNLYYTSTGRPVVGGG
- a CDS encoding mandelate racemase/muconate lactonizing enzyme family protein; translated protein: MKIDAIRVRSRTLKRVDPQWRTSSYKADEVGAVYVAIEAGGMTGVGATASHPRRLTADDIVAQLTGIVLPALAGRSVQDARGVLAALPASIHSRTSIAVDLALHDLIGRLAGLPAEVLWGGPVRDRVNLVRMVGIKAPQEIVAAVRPLHEAGVRAFKLKVGEGVERDVDRVRRVRAAFGDDVTIMVDGNGAYDRDSGVEFGRALGELGVHCIEQPLPYQDVEGMALVRKAIPVPLMADQMVESVADVVAVAQAGAADMISLKLTKMGSVAECIRVAHVCAAVGIGVHLGGCAAPGIVDSALTRLALSTPDIDVYAEVGESAALVDDQVSGVVHAGPYARSDGHPGLGGMPPAIWA
- a CDS encoding GntR family transcriptional regulator, whose translation is MPVRESTGDARDGMFTAVSPNRMSEAIVDQIKSLIRSNRLKPGDRLPSERELCERLGVSRVTVREALRILEAGGLVEIRVGARGGAFVTTPSSERLGAGLADLINLAPVTAVEVTEARLVFELGIIPM
- a CDS encoding aspartate/glutamate racemase family protein, with the protein product MRLLLIMNGSRARYAGGADQARYETWLPYCAPSTKLEIGYLPDKQEAYEFGTAQAATKHSVLYPDRVAEAEREGYDAVIMHCCSDPGLEDARARVSIPVIGPGEATLRAGAILGRRIGMTVPGTDSIAHHAEQVRGLGLADRVVGLEPINRAIGKYEGQDPAAMTDALVAAAQRLVERGADVICPSGLAFIPVRVSAAEVSGRVGVPVLDPALLAVRSAETLVAARH